A DNA window from Methanosphaera cuniculi contains the following coding sequences:
- a CDS encoding DUF3427 domain-containing protein yields the protein MTTKLIQNDIKENQKVITTIQKQLNNCKEFKISVAFITESGVTPLLQTLKKLEEKQIPGKIITSDYLYFSQPKALRKLNQFKNIDVKLYSVDEKEYGFHTKGYIFKKEDENYNIIVGSSNLTHKALTTNKEWNILSENDTQITDEILQTFDEFWNEAIPLEDCIDKYEKAYNENQIKNEKTWQSKPEFKPNQVQKDFIEKLEHVAIREKQKRGLFISATGTGKTIASAFGIRKLNPKKVLFLVHREQIAKQAMKSYQKIFKDKTMGLISGNHKDYYADFIFSTTQMMSKPQIHEKYDPSEFDVIVIDEVHHAGAMSYQKIMNYFNPGFYLGMTATPERSDEYDIYELFDHNIIHEIRLKDAMENDLLCNFNYFGVSDNAVDINDTSDSRVDHIIENIEYYGYNGKRVKGLVFCNTIKNSQILSEKFNQHGYNTVALSGSNTQAEREEYVKRLISDTTDDPIDYIFTVDIFNEGVDIREINQIIMLRETKSSIIFTQQLGRGLRKADDKEFVVVLDFIGNYKTNFMIPIALSGDLSYNKDKIRNFMYNSNNMIIGSSTVNFDKISKERIYTSIDKARFNINFFRNEYVNLKNKIGHIPHFSDFYTYNQLDPELIIKYIKGSSHPKTYPTMLERLDSDYVNNFSELELEYLEFLTLNVFNSKRIHELLILYDVIQNNTLEIDVLADHINKNYNFVDCETTMTSAIRKLDKSYFKPPEQKKFHDIEFITRKDNIICIHPKFKSMLNENKHFYDEVIDMINLGVKYFNDNTEGIYYDDFNFELYHKYSKWDMACLINWPERDPIYGYVIKENPLNGKIVCPICITYDHYDHVNEFYDKQTISWVTTTPRTFQSKDIKNIINYEKQNIEFLLFLKKNNDDGREFYYMGPVTPHNPLEGTLTNTKGDVKPTVYFDLKLKYPVRDDIYDYITS from the coding sequence ATGACAACCAAACTCATACAAAATGACATAAAAGAAAACCAGAAAGTAATAACAACAATACAAAAACAACTAAATAACTGCAAAGAATTTAAAATAAGCGTAGCATTCATAACAGAAAGTGGAGTAACACCACTACTACAAACACTAAAAAAACTAGAAGAAAAACAAATACCAGGTAAAATCATAACATCAGACTATCTTTACTTTAGTCAACCTAAAGCACTAAGGAAACTTAACCAATTTAAAAATATTGATGTAAAACTCTATAGTGTAGATGAAAAAGAATACGGCTTTCATACAAAAGGATACATATTCAAAAAAGAAGATGAAAACTATAACATCATAGTAGGAAGTTCAAATTTAACACATAAAGCTCTAACAACAAATAAAGAATGGAACATATTATCAGAAAATGACACACAAATAACAGATGAAATACTACAAACATTTGATGAATTCTGGAATGAAGCAATACCTCTTGAGGATTGTATTGATAAATATGAAAAAGCATACAATGAAAACCAAATAAAAAATGAAAAAACATGGCAAAGTAAACCTGAATTTAAACCTAACCAAGTACAAAAAGATTTCATAGAAAAACTAGAACATGTTGCAATTCGAGAAAAACAAAAAAGAGGACTATTTATAAGTGCAACAGGTACAGGTAAAACAATAGCATCAGCATTTGGAATAAGAAAACTAAATCCAAAAAAAGTATTATTTCTAGTACATCGTGAACAAATAGCAAAACAAGCAATGAAGTCATATCAAAAGATCTTTAAGGATAAAACTATGGGATTAATATCAGGAAATCATAAGGATTATTATGCAGATTTTATCTTTAGTACAACACAGATGATGTCAAAACCTCAAATACATGAAAAATATGATCCATCTGAATTTGATGTAATAGTAATTGATGAGGTACACCATGCTGGAGCTATGAGTTATCAGAAAATAATGAACTACTTTAATCCTGGATTTTATCTTGGAATGACTGCAACACCAGAGCGAAGTGATGAATATGATATCTATGAATTATTTGATCATAATATTATTCATGAAATAAGACTTAAAGATGCTATGGAAAATGATCTGCTTTGTAACTTTAACTACTTTGGAGTATCAGATAATGCAGTTGATATTAATGATACATCAGATAGTCGTGTTGATCATATAATTGAAAATATAGAATATTATGGTTATAATGGAAAACGTGTAAAAGGGCTTGTTTTTTGTAATACTATTAAAAATTCACAAATACTATCTGAGAAATTTAACCAACATGGATATAACACAGTGGCACTTAGCGGATCAAATACACAAGCTGAACGTGAAGAATATGTTAAAAGACTTATAAGTGATACTACTGATGATCCTATTGATTATATTTTTACAGTTGATATTTTCAATGAGGGTGTTGATATTAGGGAAATTAATCAGATTATAATGCTACGTGAAACTAAGTCAAGTATTATTTTCACACAACAACTTGGACGAGGATTAAGAAAAGCTGATGATAAAGAGTTTGTTGTTGTTCTTGATTTTATTGGTAATTATAAGACTAATTTCATGATACCTATAGCACTTAGTGGTGATTTATCATATAATAAGGATAAGATTAGAAATTTCATGTATAATTCAAATAATATGATTATAGGATCATCTACTGTTAATTTTGATAAAATATCAAAAGAGCGTATTTATACATCTATTGATAAGGCACGTTTTAATATTAACTTCTTTAGAAATGAGTATGTTAATCTTAAAAATAAGATAGGTCATATTCCACATTTTTCAGATTTTTATACTTATAATCAGCTTGATCCTGAGTTAATTATAAAATATATTAAAGGTTCATCTCATCCTAAAACATATCCTACAATGCTTGAACGTCTTGATAGTGATTATGTTAATAATTTTAGTGAATTAGAACTTGAGTATTTGGAATTTTTAACTTTGAATGTTTTTAATTCTAAACGTATTCATGAACTTTTAATTTTATATGATGTTATTCAAAACAATACACTTGAAATAGACGTCTTAGCTGATCATATTAATAAAAATTATAACTTTGTTGATTGTGAAACTACAATGACTAGTGCTATTCGTAAACTTGATAAATCATATTTCAAGCCACCTGAACAAAAAAAGTTTCATGATATAGAGTTTATAACACGAAAAGATAACATAATATGCATCCATCCAAAATTTAAAAGTATGCTTAATGAAAATAAACACTTTTATGATGAAGTTATTGATATGATAAATCTGGGAGTTAAATACTTCAATGATAATACAGAGGGAATTTACTATGATGATTTTAACTTCGAATTATATCATAAATACTCAAAATGGGACATGGCATGCCTAATAAACTGGCCAGAACGTGACCCAATCTATGGATATGTAATAAAAGAAAATCCACTAAATGGTAAAATAGTCTGTCCAATTTGCATAACCTATGACCACTATGATCATGTAAATGAATTTTATGACAAACAAACCATAAGCTGGGTAACAACCACACCAAGAACATTTCAAAGTAAAGATATAAAAAATATCATAAACTATGAAAAACAAAACATTGAATTTCTACTATTTTTAAAGAAAAACAATGATGATGGACGCGAATTCTACTACATGGGACCTGTAACACCACATAATCCCCTTGAAGGAACACTTACAAATACAAAAGGTGATGTTAAACCAACAGTATACTTTGATCTTAAATTAAAATATCCTGTACGTGATGATATATATGACTACATCACAAGTTAA
- the pyrB gene encoding aspartate carbamoyltransferase encodes MSFNLENIISIRDFKKSDIEYILNLAEEMEPVARSEKVCHKKDGKLLGVMFYEPSTRTRLSFETAMKRLGGDVVGFNQKQGTSVQKGEVLYDTAQIISQYADAIVLRHDMAGAARFVSQNVDVPVINAGDGPGQHPTQTLLDLYTMKRQFGDINNLKIAIVGDLKYGRTVHSLVYALAMFKVEIIFIAPTELQMPHEILEDLNKLNCTYKIESTLLDNIDDVDVIYMTRIQKERFPDPKEYKKVKGKYTLNAKNMQDKKAILMHPLPRVDEISFDVDKLDNAMYFKQAFNGVPVRMALLDSIIK; translated from the coding sequence ATGAGTTTTAATTTAGAAAATATTATATCAATACGTGACTTTAAAAAAAGTGACATAGAATACATACTAAACCTAGCAGAAGAAATGGAACCTGTAGCAAGATCTGAAAAAGTATGTCATAAAAAAGATGGAAAGCTACTAGGTGTAATGTTCTATGAACCATCAACTCGTACCAGACTATCATTTGAAACAGCAATGAAAAGACTTGGTGGTGATGTAGTAGGATTTAACCAAAAACAAGGAACAAGTGTACAAAAAGGAGAAGTACTCTATGATACAGCACAAATAATATCACAATATGCAGATGCAATAGTACTAAGACATGACATGGCAGGAGCAGCCCGGTTTGTATCTCAAAATGTAGATGTACCAGTAATTAATGCAGGAGATGGACCAGGACAACACCCAACACAAACATTACTAGACTTATATACCATGAAACGTCAATTTGGTGATATAAACAACCTAAAAATAGCAATAGTAGGAGATCTAAAATATGGACGAACAGTACATAGTCTTGTATATGCACTTGCAATGTTTAAAGTTGAAATCATATTCATAGCACCAACAGAACTACAAATGCCACATGAAATACTAGAAGATCTAAACAAACTAAACTGCACATACAAAATAGAATCAACACTACTTGATAATATAGATGATGTTGATGTAATCTACATGACACGTATACAAAAAGAAAGATTCCCAGATCCAAAGGAATATAAGAAAGTTAAAGGAAAATACACACTAAATGCTAAAAACATGCAAGATAAAAAAGCAATACTCATGCATCCACTACCACGTGTTGATGAAATATCATTTGACGTTGATAAACTAGATAATGCAATGTACTTCAAACAAGCATTTAATGGTGTACCAGTACGAATGGCACTACTTGATTCAATTATAAAATAA
- a CDS encoding DEAD/DEAH box helicase, protein MARWIEHKYIKENKIEARLYQQKIASDALIDNTMVIAPTAIGKTVIAALVSAEVLNHNPDSKILFLAPSKPLTLQHEKSFNEFIKAKTTSLTGNNKPSERRKLWHENQIICATPQTIESDIISQEYDLSDVALIIFDECHHAVGSYSYVYLAQKYIQTAKNKQVLALTASPGWEEDKIKEVSRNLYIKNVEIKTEDDVDVAPYFNPIEVKWIKLKLTPELEEIRTLFKETLKIRLRNLKKIGVIDSVAKPSKKDILMKQRMVQRKIASNANPPKECFKAISLLTEVINITHTLELLETQTIQTLNKYLNKLEKKKTKAARSLKNDYKFNKAVLLARRYENEGIDHPKLERIKTLIEDILREDPTNKIIVFSQFRDTTKTIYDNLKADKIKALRFYGQASREKDKGLSQKKQIETIDKFKNEDYNVLISTSVAEEGIDIPSVDYVILYEPVPSEIRMIQRRGRTGRKSKGEMYILMTKSTVDEAYFWSSQRKEKAMKQNIHKKYDTQKFTLDNYIADDKDVTSYNPNTQDDIQTTVYVDYREKNSNIMRELDKIGCKIVVKTMAIGDYQLSDDVIIERKTVDDFAKSITDKRLYTQAKELASNCNKPLMIIEGGDIYNTFLHPNAIRGAMSSIAIDFKIPIIQTQNETDTAMMIKTIAQREQKDKEDKKPVSIRTQTKPLTLKEQQLFITESLPGIGPVSAKKLLTHFGCVKNLINATKNELKEVEGIGNKTSENIIDVTTRKYQE, encoded by the coding sequence ATGGCAAGATGGATTGAGCATAAATACATAAAAGAAAATAAAATTGAAGCAAGACTTTATCAACAAAAAATAGCATCAGATGCACTAATTGATAATACCATGGTAATTGCACCAACAGCAATAGGAAAAACAGTAATAGCAGCACTAGTAAGTGCAGAAGTACTAAATCATAACCCAGATTCAAAAATACTATTTCTAGCACCAAGCAAACCATTAACACTACAACATGAAAAAAGTTTTAATGAATTCATAAAAGCCAAAACTACCAGTTTAACAGGAAATAACAAACCATCAGAAAGACGAAAACTATGGCATGAAAACCAGATAATATGTGCAACACCACAAACAATAGAATCAGACATCATATCCCAAGAATACGACCTATCAGATGTTGCCTTAATTATCTTTGATGAATGTCACCATGCAGTAGGATCATACTCTTATGTATATCTAGCTCAAAAATACATACAAACTGCAAAAAACAAACAAGTACTAGCACTTACAGCTTCCCCTGGATGGGAAGAAGATAAAATCAAAGAAGTATCACGAAATCTTTATATTAAAAATGTTGAAATTAAAACAGAAGATGATGTTGATGTTGCACCATACTTTAATCCAATAGAAGTTAAATGGATAAAACTAAAACTAACACCAGAACTTGAAGAAATCAGAACACTCTTTAAAGAAACACTAAAAATCAGACTTAGAAATCTTAAAAAAATAGGAGTTATTGACTCTGTTGCTAAACCATCAAAAAAAGATATACTTATGAAACAACGTATGGTTCAAAGAAAAATAGCATCAAATGCAAATCCACCAAAAGAATGCTTTAAGGCAATATCACTTCTAACTGAAGTAATAAACATCACACACACACTTGAACTTCTTGAAACACAAACCATACAAACACTAAATAAATACCTAAATAAACTTGAAAAAAAGAAAACTAAAGCTGCACGATCACTTAAAAATGACTATAAATTTAACAAAGCAGTACTTCTTGCAAGACGTTATGAAAATGAGGGAATTGATCATCCAAAACTTGAAAGAATAAAAACACTAATTGAAGATATACTACGTGAAGATCCAACTAATAAGATAATTGTTTTTAGCCAATTTAGAGATACAACTAAGACCATATATGATAATCTTAAAGCAGATAAAATAAAAGCTTTACGATTTTATGGTCAAGCATCACGTGAAAAAGATAAAGGACTAAGTCAGAAAAAACAGATTGAAACAATAGATAAATTCAAAAATGAGGATTATAACGTTCTTATATCAACAAGTGTAGCAGAAGAAGGAATAGATATACCATCAGTAGACTATGTAATACTCTATGAACCAGTACCATCAGAAATAAGAATGATACAAAGACGAGGACGTACAGGACGAAAATCAAAAGGAGAAATGTATATTCTCATGACTAAATCAACAGTAGATGAAGCATACTTCTGGTCAAGTCAAAGAAAAGAAAAAGCAATGAAACAAAACATCCATAAAAAATATGATACACAAAAATTCACACTAGATAACTATATTGCAGATGATAAGGATGTAACATCATATAATCCAAACACACAAGATGATATACAAACTACAGTATATGTAGATTACCGGGAGAAAAACTCAAATATCATGAGAGAACTTGATAAAATAGGATGTAAAATAGTTGTAAAAACAATGGCAATAGGAGATTATCAGCTATCAGATGATGTGATTATTGAACGTAAAACTGTAGATGACTTTGCAAAATCAATAACAGATAAAAGATTATACACACAAGCTAAAGAATTAGCATCAAATTGCAATAAACCACTTATGATTATTGAAGGAGGAGACATTTATAACACATTCCTTCACCCAAATGCGATAAGAGGAGCTATGTCATCTATAGCAATTGATTTTAAAATACCCATAATACAAACACAAAATGAAACAGACACAGCAATGATGATAAAAACAATAGCACAACGAGAACAAAAAGATAAAGAAGATAAAAAACCAGTAAGTATCAGAACACAAACAAAACCACTAACACTAAAAGAACAACAACTATTCATAACAGAAAGCCTTCCAGGAATTGGACCTGTATCTGCTAAAAAACTACTAACACACTTCGGATGCGTAAAAAACTTAATAAATGCAACAAAAAACGAACTAAAAGAAGTAGAAGGAATAGGAAATAAAACATCAGAAAACATAATTGATGTAACAACACGTAAATACCAAGAATAG
- a CDS encoding DNA-directed DNA polymerase II small subunit, whose product MVNDIIKKFQKSNILLNNNAYSEISSSEDYDYLIGELIRYVEDNDEFIITTKTIRDYQQRERERIHEEIKENPETKKIRQTLETPYEILLDTTNKSYTDGDIQDLNKYFNSRYEKLRKIIQQNPEFRTVNDLKTTKQKIDSLHSIGIINSINKTKNGHVIVEIEDPTGDASVILLKDDEDLITQSSSLVKDEVIGVVGSTNGNLIKADEIVHPGVIRQDISGTAGMDFSIAFISDVHIGSKQFDETAFNRFIKWVNGNEGDDAKREMANNLKYLVIGGDLVDGIGIYPNQDKELKIKDIYDQYEEAARLLGDITDIPIILSPGNHDATRLAEPQPAITDKYAKGLCEQKNIEMVSNPSIVNLDGVKVLVYHGRSFDDMVMAMNITHADTDQIMKLLLEKRHLSPIYGERNALASEFEDYMVMEEVPDVIHTGHVHINSYTKYKGVHMLNSGTFQKQTEFQKIYNIVPTCGQVPILNKGKMKLLDFSS is encoded by the coding sequence ATGGTAAATGATATAATTAAGAAATTTCAAAAATCTAATATTTTATTAAATAATAATGCATATTCTGAAATTAGTAGTAGTGAAGATTATGATTATCTTATTGGTGAACTTATCAGGTATGTTGAAGATAATGATGAATTTATTATAACAACTAAAACTATTCGGGATTATCAACAGCGAGAACGTGAAAGAATACATGAGGAAATTAAGGAAAATCCTGAAACTAAGAAGATTCGACAAACACTAGAAACACCATATGAAATTCTTCTTGATACAACAAATAAGTCCTATACTGATGGTGATATTCAGGATCTTAACAAGTATTTTAATAGTAGGTATGAAAAACTTCGTAAGATTATCCAACAAAATCCTGAATTTAGAACAGTTAATGATCTTAAAACAACCAAACAGAAAATTGACTCACTTCATTCTATAGGAATTATTAATAGTATTAATAAGACAAAAAATGGTCATGTTATAGTTGAAATAGAAGACCCTACTGGAGATGCAAGTGTAATTCTTCTTAAAGATGATGAGGATCTTATCACACAATCAAGTAGTCTTGTTAAAGATGAAGTTATAGGAGTTGTTGGTAGTACTAATGGTAATCTAATAAAAGCAGATGAGATTGTACATCCTGGTGTAATACGACAAGATATTAGTGGTACTGCTGGTATGGACTTTTCTATTGCTTTTATTTCTGATGTTCATATTGGAAGTAAACAGTTTGATGAAACTGCATTTAACAGATTTATTAAATGGGTTAATGGTAATGAAGGAGATGATGCTAAACGTGAAATGGCAAATAACCTGAAATACCTAGTAATTGGAGGAGATCTGGTTGATGGAATAGGAATTTATCCAAACCAAGATAAAGAACTTAAAATTAAAGATATTTATGATCAATATGAAGAAGCTGCACGACTTCTTGGTGATATTACTGATATTCCTATCATACTTTCTCCTGGTAACCATGATGCAACCAGACTTGCTGAACCACAACCTGCAATTACAGATAAATATGCAAAAGGATTATGTGAACAAAAAAATATTGAAATGGTAAGTAATCCATCAATAGTTAATCTTGATGGTGTAAAAGTTCTAGTTTATCATGGTCGTAGCTTTGATGATATGGTAATGGCTATGAATATTACACATGCTGATACTGATCAAATTATGAAATTACTACTTGAAAAACGACATTTATCTCCAATTTATGGTGAAAGAAATGCTCTTGCTAGTGAATTTGAAGATTATATGGTAATGGAAGAAGTACCTGATGTTATACATACAGGACATGTTCATATAAACTCATACACTAAGTATAAAGGAGTTCACATGCTAAATTCCGGAACTTTCCAAAAACAAACAGAGTTTCAGAAAATCTATAACATAGTTCCAACATGTGGACAAGTTCCAATTCTTAATAAGGGAAAAATGAAATTACTAGACTTTT
- a CDS encoding tRNA (adenine-N1)-methyltransferase: MKILVDRKNRKYVVHDEEFHTEKGVIPKDVIINSQVGDVVETHLGKKYTVIEPNINDYIELMKRKCAILLPQDLGLVVGFTAIGSGSHIVESGTGAGSSLLFFANIVGPTGHVSSYEIREDFTKVIKENIAGTDFENITLYNQDVTEGFNEDDDSIDLVFLDLPKPDEVINDAYRILKTGGFIVIYSPYVEQFQIVNKMLNIVGFENIKIREGNVRELEIKNNKTRPNSRMAGHTGYLTFARKMKKTKKE, from the coding sequence ATGAAAATTTTAGTTGATAGAAAAAACAGAAAATACGTAGTGCATGATGAAGAATTTCACACAGAAAAAGGAGTAATACCTAAAGATGTCATAATAAACAGTCAAGTAGGTGATGTAGTAGAAACACACTTGGGGAAAAAATACACAGTAATAGAACCAAACATTAACGACTACATTGAACTTATGAAAAGAAAATGTGCAATACTACTACCACAAGATTTAGGATTAGTTGTAGGATTTACTGCTATAGGATCAGGAAGTCATATTGTAGAATCAGGAACAGGAGCTGGAAGTAGTTTACTATTTTTTGCAAACATCGTAGGACCAACAGGACATGTTTCAAGTTATGAAATACGAGAAGACTTCACAAAAGTAATTAAAGAAAACATAGCAGGAACAGACTTTGAGAATATAACACTTTACAATCAAGATGTAACTGAAGGATTCAATGAAGATGATGATAGTATAGATCTAGTATTTCTTGACTTACCCAAACCTGATGAAGTAATAAATGATGCATACCGTATACTTAAAACAGGAGGATTCATAGTAATTTACTCACCATATGTTGAACAATTCCAAATTGTAAATAAAATGCTTAACATTGTAGGATTTGAAAATATTAAAATACGAGAAGGAAATGTCCGAGAACTAGAAATAAAAAATAATAAAACAAGACCAAATAGTCGAATGGCAGGACACACTGGTTATCTAACATTTGCACGAAAAATGAAAAAAACAAAAAAAGAATAA
- a CDS encoding cupin domain-containing protein, translating into MSDMKKEVFKTAKLIDYQEDSVVSREIIKKETGTVTIFTFAKGQGLSKHSAPFDAMVQIIEGIAEITIDEEVFVLTEGEMIIMPANIPHALKAKEQYKMLLTMIKSE; encoded by the coding sequence ATGTCAGATATGAAAAAAGAAGTATTTAAAACAGCAAAACTCATAGACTACCAGGAAGATTCAGTAGTAAGTCGTGAAATAATCAAAAAAGAAACAGGAACCGTAACAATATTTACATTTGCAAAAGGACAAGGACTATCTAAACACTCAGCACCATTTGATGCAATGGTACAAATAATTGAAGGAATTGCTGAAATTACAATAGATGAAGAAGTATTTGTTCTTACAGAAGGTGAAATGATCATAATGCCAGCAAACATACCACACGCACTAAAAGCAAAAGAACAATATAAAATGCTACTAACTATGATCAAATCAGAATAA